The following is a genomic window from Solanum lycopersicum chromosome 6, SLM_r2.1.
GGTGTTGCATCTTATTACTTTGCTCTTTTTATGGTTAAATCTTCTGATTATCTTGTGCCAATATCATTTTGAAGAGCCATGTACATTTGATGATTGCTTCTACACGTGAAGTTCCATTGTATGGTATTCTTTCTTGGCCTATCAAATGATGTAGTACTATGCAATTCTGGTAATTAGGTGTCGGGAaatgttattgatgaaatatttagccTAAGTAGTctcttaaatattaaaactttttattcttccttttttcaattttatctaTAGATACAAATATAGGTTAATTTTGGAAACTaatagatatttttataataatgtgAAAGACTTATCAGATTGATGACATTGATCTTATTGGTGCACTTCCTTTCATTTGAAGGCGCGGTGCTTTTGTTACCTTAAAACAAATAGTTTTCATTCTTTGACTGCCTTGGGCATGGACGTGCGTTTTCTTGTACCTGTAGACAATGGTATCATCCAAGTCCCTCAAATCGGTTTGTGATAGGAATTATAGATGAAACATGACTTCTCTGTCAGTTTGTTGTCTTGGTTGACATTTGCGTTTAAACTTCCTCTTCCATTCTTCGTATAGGGCCGGTATGATTTACTTACTTCCGCTGGATCATATGCTGGAGGAATGAGAAAACTTATCTGGTGGAATGAGTCTGTCTCTATTAAGCCCCGAGGGAGGGACGTGTCATTGGTGGTCGGATCGACAGTCAATTGGTAGCTGCCAGTCCTGTGCAGGTATTGAATTGATTCTCGTTTACACAGTGTGCTATTTATGCAATATGAAGCACTTTGTTCAGTTATAATAAATTGACATATTTCTCTTTGTTGCTATGAAGCAGATTATTCTGGGAATCCTTCCTGAAAATTAGCATGAGCAGACGTGAGCTGCATATCATCATTCCCTTCCTAGTCAGGTCTTTTTAGTAATCTGAACTAGTTTTCAGAATCTTTATCTTGTCCACCTTTATTTAAAGAACTCATGTACCTTAAGATCCTGCTGTGAAGGGCACAGTCGATTTTTGTGATTTCTAGTGGGTAGCGTTAACGGATTAATTAGGCCTTCAATACAAAAAAGTAACAAACTCCAACTCATCCCCACTTTGGTTTCCTGGAGACACAATGATGTATCACATGAATTCTATAAGTGTCTATATGATCATTTTTGCAGGTTGGAGTGTTCAAGTGACATAGTGAAGGCGAATTGAGGTATCTAGACGTATATATTCAATGTACTTGGAGTGTTTACTTGCTAGACGTATATATTTTATACCTTGTGAACATTGTCCCATGAGCTGATGATAAAACACTTCTACATCTTCATGGTCTTTACTGTTTTGTCGTCGCTTTTTATCGTTTCCTTCGTGTTTAAAGATTTTCACAACATTGTGATTAGTAAAACTTTAACGCAAGGAATGTGCATATGGCACACAGTATAAAATTAAGTCGATactttattatttcaatttatgtggcatttttctttttttattcgtCATATTGgtaaacatttaattttatatttttcattttatctttcATGTGAAGTTTTATAAAAACACATGTTAATTGCAAGTTCTATGCtacataattttaatgtttttgttgaaCATTACTACTCCGTTCCATATCAATTTCAAACACATGTCGATAACCTATTACAACAACACTTGTTCTTAAGTACCcatcatttcattaaattcaACCTTCACAGTTTTTTGCTTTTATCGAAAGAACATCAACTAATATATCAGTTCATTCAGTTTTCTGCGTTTCATTTGTTCAACATCACGAGACGgtataaagaaaaagattttcaaTCCTACTAATAGCACCATGAATTAGCAATGTAGCGTTAATGGACAGCAAAAACAAATGAACATAAGCTTACAGAAGAGCATGTTCAATGCAGCACAGTGGGATTTTAGTTTGAAGGTACTATGTTACTCAAAATCACACCCTGCAGTACATATGTAGAACCCGAAAACCTGCACTTGCTTGGAAATTGAATAGGGAGGGGGACAGGAGAGCTTCAAATCTGCGATCAAATCTGCTATTCTAAACCCTGAACATTCAAGAATAATGAACTAGAACAAGCCAGCATAAATGAGCAAATGCAGCAGAAATAGAACCTATAGGGACTCTTCATCATCCTCCAAGGCACTGTAAATTAACCTGTAGAATATAGTCTTGGTCAAGAAGAGTCTTACTTATAAGAACTTCCGTAACAAATTGTGGGCTTCTAAACcacaataaaaagaacaaaaaaggaTGCCTACGTTTGTACCATAAGTCATATCTTATTCACAGAAATTTGGATATGAGCACTATTTAACTACTCAccaaaataatgatatgaagAGGAGAAGGACGATATAGCCTAGTTTGAAAAGCCGCTGTTTCTTTTCCCAATTAAGCAGATTAAAAATCTCTGTCACATCAACAAGGTGCTGCCTTCTCGTGTACCTAGAGCATGAAGCAAacataagaaatttaatttgatgaaaCACATCAGCAATATTAGATATGTTTAATATCTAGTAAATCTCAATCACTGAATCAAGCACAAACAACTTCCCTCATATAAAATCAATGAATACAAGTATATGAGTCACTTTGAATGCATTTGAAGAGAGGGTAACGTTAGGATGGAAAAGGACTGCTACAGTTTCAGCTGGGATGTAATGTAGATCCTTTAACCACTTAGTATTGGTTATATCTACACTGTATTTTAGCAAATAAGTACCAGCTTTTTGGTGGACCTCCAATGTTCTACCAAACATTGACTCATTCCAGCCTATACGACTACCTTTTTGTCCACCCTTACAGTACTTGAAATTAGTTTTTCCTCTAGTTTCATATAGCAaattgcccccccccccccccccccggacTTGCTTCATCAATAAATTGTAAGCAATAATAAAAGATACTAGCaatatttaaagtaattttacCATTTCTTTGTTGCGGTAAAACTTAAAAAGGCTCAACTGGAAACCTTTTTTTTACAAGAGGGATAGACAAATAAGCAAAAGACTAACTAACAAAATCAGCCAAGCACATGAAAACGTATTAGTTTCATCTCTGAATTAATCTATTAGGTGGTATCAGTAAAAGCCCTCCATTTTCAAAAAACTCGGCTCATACGACTTCTCTCTACCTATTTCCCCTGTTTGGACCCATTCCTTTCCACTACTCGATATTTTTGCAATGAAATATAGCTTTCTAGAACTAGAGTTCTCTAGGTCCTGACTTCTAGTAAACGCCTGACCTAATGTTAGTATGCCAACAATGACTTAAATAATAATCTTTGATATCACCTATTTTGTAAGGTCTATAAGTGACACCCCCCAAATTCTTGGCAGGGTGAACCGGCACCAGTGCCTTAACTTGGCCAAGCTGACCAACTCTACACAATGTCTTACTAACATCAAACAGATTAAGTTGTTCCAAACAAGATACACCTAACAATAAATCTTacattttcatcatattttgtTCCAAGCAAGTTCGAACCAACTTCAAGTGATCACAGGTTAAGGATATGAAGCGCTTAGCAGGCATATGTATTTTAGGGTTGAGAAGGGGAGAAAGGTAAAATTTTCTCCATCTTGTATCCTCTGCACTTGTTGGACATCCATCTTTAACATTCATGTTTTTTATCACTCTTGTTACATTGTACATTTTAGGCAAATCGTTCACTCACATATACCATTGAGAAACTTCACAACTGCTTATAAAACTTGAATTTTCACTTCGATTGGTACTTCTCGATCAGACTATCACAGATGATCCTGTAATACCCTATTTCAGTCATCTCATTGTAACTCTATATGTTACTTCTTCATCACCATGCCCATTCTCTTGGAAGATCAAGTCTGAGCTAATAATTTGCATTTAGGTATCATAATCCCCACTAATCTCACCTTTATTTCTTCTTATGAGAATGAACTTGCAGTTGCAAATATATTCTATCTTACTTTTACCTATCCTTAAACTCTAATTCTCTAGAGTGTTTTTCGACAGTCAAATTTTCGGTTATTTTCCTTGTTAGCTTCGTAAATTAACATAATATCATATGTTAATAACATGGAACCTAAATTGTCATGTTGTAGCTTGAATTTGCTCAAAAGTCCCACTCTGCCTCGTGGACATACCAACAGTATGTCAACCAAAAAATAAGCAACTGGGCTTTCAGAGTCCTAACAGTACATGAGGAACACTCAAGCTTTGAGACTAAATTACAAGGGTTCATTAAGGTTCAATGTGGTGAGTAGGTTTAAGAATTGAGCAATGTGAAATTGGAACAAAGAAGACCACGCATGCTAATCTGAGCCTGCTCAAATCACACAATTGCAAATCTGAGTAACGAAATTGTCAGACACCCTAGATTTGCTGATAACCTTGACACTAGAAAATAACTCCATGTCACAAAAAATCCACACACTACCTACACAGAAAATTCGTTGTTGAATTGTATCTACCAACTCATCTATAAAgcataaataactaaattggGAATAGTTTTGTTTATAATTTAGGATAGCAGCAAGCACGTGAAATTTTTGATTGATAGATGGGGGTGAGTCTCGAGTTCAAGAACTCTACCAACTTTTATACCATATTGAATTGTGTAATACGACAATTTAAAACGAAAGACAAGTAGAATGCCAAGCTGAAAAAAAAAGGAGTCGCTTCTAGACAATTTAGTACTGCTCATGAAGTGGATAAACCAAATTTCACTACTGTAAAGAAACATATGCCAGATTTCTGTTTAACAGTTTATTGACAATTAAAAATTCCAAGAAAACTATCAATGCTAAGGAAAGAAAGTGAGCATAATGgaggaagaaaatcaaatatCATTTCTAAAACACATTTAAGATCTCATAAGCATGCTATAACAACTAATGTGCTATCCATGGATAAGATGATCTGAATTGGATCAAATCATAATTTCATTTGCAGTGCAGCCATAAAGCAAAAAGACGAGCAGAAACTTACAATCTGTAATTGTAGTACATATATGGAACACATAGAAGTGCCATGACCCAATGCCCTGTTATCAAATAGAGCAAGCACAGAACTCCTTGTGTGATGAACTCAGGTAAAACAACTGCATTTATACGAGATGCAGAGTCGTATGGGTTGATATAATCAAACTCCAAATCTGATAAGCACATCAGCTGTAACACATTTCAAATGTCAGACTTCTTCATCTTAGatacagaaaaagaaaaagatacaaCTTCACTGCAGTTCTATGCATGCTATATTCAACAGAAGACATAGATTGTAGAAGCTACCTAACAAGTATGTGTTGTTGCTGAGCAGTTTACAGTTCATGGTTCTTATCCAAattaatataaacatatatgtttgtgtatatataggatgtctttataaaaaaattaggagGATGTAAAATCTTTCTCCTGAAACCCTCAgatatgatataatttaaaGCATCGAAGTAGGCAACGCATATTTATACATCAGACAAGCCCCCTATATGAAACTCCATCAAGACCAATAATTGTATAGGAGATAGTTGAATAAGACCAGAATCGTTATTTATCCAGCTTAAGTTCAGTATGGAAACTAATGCATCACGAATCTCAGGTTTGCATtgtcaaaattttcaaacacTGAACTTAACTAAACCCCTAATTTTCAATCTAATacaagataaaagaaaataagtggaAAGAGTAGGATTTAGGATATAGACCTGAAAAACAACCATGACAAGGAGAGCaatgagaatgaagaagaagagaagccATGCCCAAACATCAGCCATTTTTCTCCTCTTATTAGCTCCACAAATCAATTGGATGAAGAAGGAAGATTAATAGGGCCAGGTGCGTGATGCGCCCCCGGTGCTTCCTGGCAGCAAGCAACGAATCGGACGAAAAGGCGATTCCAATTTTCAAGCTGAAGTAACGATCCACTTTGTAGCCGTAGCCGGAGCCGGAGCAGTTGGTGTGTCTCGCTCGGAACTTTGACCGGTGTGAGCGAGGCTTTGctatagatgaaaaaaaaaaaccttttgtgccaaaaaaaaataaaattcagtacatatttttttttcaaagccaaacacattatttttttaagaaagatgaaaaaaaatttcaggGTACACAAATCAAAtcgatataaaaaaattaaattagagttTGTATTAAATCAAAGCGacattaaaatatatactaactttCATATACTATTTAATAAACTTCATAAAGGATTTTCTTTAATaacatatgtaaaaaaaaaatcattatttatcgaatgaacaaaatgatatactaatatttcatcttttatatatttaaaaaagctTAGTTTATTATCAAGTCTTACTGAAAtgtcaatttctttatttttgtgaaaatttaaatattcaatcaattgagtaattaaaaaaattttaaatatatttatttttttatattcatatttcaaaatattaaaaaaattattaatttaaaattacgtattattgttattttgtaaataatccTCAAGAAAGAATATGTTGCAGTTGATTCTTCTCATGGTGTAGTAGGGTCAAATTCACTCTAATCTTCATTATCGGTTACAATTTTCAACTTAGGAgatgtaatttgaattttattggtgtttatgtattttaatattaaaactaaagTATTGAGTACATATGTTAGAGATATAAGTTGATAAGAATGTACTCATTATTATGATGTAACTATTGTAACCATTATTGTTATAATCAATCACTAATTTCACTCGTTATTCTACCTCATTATAcattgtaattatataatatttgggCTATTCATTTACTCAATTTACTATTCATTATCTATAAGGAAGAATCCTCACCTATAAATACTGATGACTTTCtttgaattatgaaaaagaaGAGATACAAGAGAAAGAGTGTAACGAAAAATTTGAAGTGTTATATTGTGTATATTGAGATTAGTATACTGAAAAAGAAAGTtgagatataaaaaaatattctaagtcttCAACTATGTTACTATACAAAAGAGAATATTTATATGTTGAAGGAAGGTATTCGTATACAAGTAaaacctctataaattaatacttgataaattaataatctctctaatataatatttttgttcgGTCCCGACTTGGGCCAATGGAAAAAGTCACCAATTTCGATAagataataagataatatattttcaaaaaacccctatataaatatttggtcccattaatatcataaattaataattctttaaaaatacaaatatatataagataatttagtgaaatatgagtatattgtcttttgtttttcttaaagtttaaaTCTAGTTGAAGTTCATCTataacttttcttattgcatcTAAGAGCATCAATGTTGTCTTTTCGAACTACACCATAAAATTGTA
Proteins encoded in this region:
- the LOC101256299 gene encoding protein cornichon homolog 4; this encodes MADVWAWLLFFFILIALLVMVVFQLMCLSDLEFDYINPYDSASRINAVVLPEFITQGVLCLLYLITGHWVMALLCVPYMYYNYRLYTRRQHLVDVTEIFNLLNWEKKQRLFKLGYIVLLLFISLFWLIYSALEDDEESL